In a genomic window of Candidatus Competibacteraceae bacterium:
- the trxB gene encoding thioredoxin-disulfide reductase, with protein MSAKHTRLLILGSGPAGYTAAVYAARANLAPVLITGLQMGGQLTTTTEVDNWPGDVEGLMGPDLMERMRKHAERFHTEIVFDQIYTAKLQQRPFKLVGDSGEYTCDALIIATGASAQYLGLPSEQAFMGKGVSGCATCDGFFYRNQKVAVVGGGNTAVEEALYLANIASEVTLVHRRQQFRAEKIMVDKLMEKVKSGKIRLELDSVLDEVLGDGSGVTGIRVRNVHTEERKDLALQGVFIAIGHKPNTDLFAGQVEMKGGYIQVKGGSEGGATATSIPGVFAAGDVADHVYRQAVTSAGTGCMAALDADKYLEQIG; from the coding sequence ATGAGCGCCAAACACACCCGCCTGTTGATTCTCGGCTCCGGCCCGGCCGGTTACACCGCCGCCGTCTACGCCGCCCGCGCCAACTTGGCGCCGGTGTTGATCACCGGTTTGCAGATGGGCGGTCAATTGACCACCACCACCGAGGTCGACAATTGGCCGGGCGATGTGGAAGGTCTGATGGGACCGGACTTGATGGAACGGATGCGCAAGCACGCCGAGCGCTTTCATACGGAAATCGTGTTCGACCAGATTTACACCGCCAAGCTGCAACAGCGGCCCTTCAAGCTCGTCGGTGATTCCGGAGAATACACCTGCGATGCGCTGATCATCGCCACCGGCGCGAGCGCGCAGTATCTCGGCCTGCCTTCGGAGCAGGCGTTCATGGGCAAGGGGGTGTCCGGTTGCGCCACCTGCGACGGTTTCTTCTACCGCAACCAGAAAGTCGCGGTCGTCGGCGGCGGCAACACGGCGGTCGAGGAAGCGCTGTATCTGGCCAACATCGCCAGCGAAGTGACCCTGGTGCATCGCCGCCAGCAGTTCCGCGCCGAAAAGATCATGGTCGACAAGCTGATGGAGAAGGTGAAAAGCGGCAAGATCCGGCTGGAACTGGACAGCGTGCTGGATGAGGTGCTGGGCGACGGCAGCGGCGTGACCGGCATTCGCGTGCGCAACGTTCACACCGAGGAACGCAAGGACCTCGCGCTGCAAGGCGTGTTCATCGCCATCGGCCACAAACCCAACACCGATCTTTTTGCCGGCCAGGTGGAAATGAAAGGCGGCTATATTCAGGTCAAGGGCGGCAGCGAGGGCGGCGCGACGGCGACCAGCATCCCCGGCGTGTTTGCCGCCGGCGATGTGGCGGATCACGTCTACCGGCAGGCGGTCACCTCCGCCGGCACCGGCTGCATGGCGGCGCTGGATGCGGATAAGTATCTGGAGCAGATCGGTTAG
- the phoB gene encoding phosphate regulon transcriptional regulator PhoB, which produces MNAKCILIVEDEQPIREMVVFALSDAGFEVREAADARQAQASIAGRLPDLILLDWMLPGLSGIDFARRLKREELTREVPIIMLTARAEEEDKVQGLESGSDDYMTKPFSPRELVARIRAVLRRGGPAAENELLRANGLSLDLASHRVNAGAALLEMGPTEYRLLEFFMSHPERVYSRSQLLDRVWGSNVYVEERTVDVHIRRLRKVLEPHGHDALIQTVRGAGYRFSTRV; this is translated from the coding sequence ATGAACGCGAAGTGTATTTTAATCGTGGAGGACGAGCAGCCGATTCGGGAGATGGTGGTGTTCGCCTTGAGCGACGCTGGCTTCGAGGTGCGGGAAGCGGCCGACGCCCGGCAGGCGCAAGCCAGCATCGCCGGACGGTTGCCCGATCTCATCTTGTTGGACTGGATGCTGCCGGGCCTTAGCGGCATCGACTTCGCCCGCCGTCTGAAGCGTGAGGAACTGACCCGCGAAGTACCGATCATCATGCTGACGGCGCGGGCCGAGGAGGAGGACAAGGTGCAGGGCTTGGAAAGCGGCTCGGACGATTACATGACCAAGCCTTTTTCGCCGCGCGAGCTGGTGGCGCGCATTCGGGCGGTGTTGCGCCGGGGCGGGCCGGCGGCCGAAAACGAGCTGCTGCGCGCCAACGGCTTGTCGCTGGATTTGGCCAGCCACCGAGTCAACGCCGGAGCGGCGCTGCTGGAAATGGGTCCGACCGAATATCGCTTGCTGGAATTTTTCATGTCCCACCCGGAACGGGTTTACAGCCGCAGCCAGTTGCTGGATCGGGTCTGGGGCAGCAACGTCTACGTCGAGGAACGCACGGTGGATGTCCACATCCGCCGTTTGCGGAAAGTGCTGGAGCCGCACGGTCACGATGCCTTGATCCAAACGGTGCGCGGCGCCGGTTACCGGTTTTCGACGAGGGTTTAG
- a CDS encoding FAD:protein FMN transferase, protein MRHACFRLLVLLPLCVLLVACGAEPPDPTVRITGSTMGTRYELKLVPAPGQTIPADFQQQAETLLARINRQMSTYDPDSELSRFNRSPSTEWVAVSPELYQVVAEGLRMSALTEGAFDITVGPLVNLWGFGPEPRQDRIPPEDEIRRARERVGFKRLHARAEPPALRKERADLYVDLSALAKGYGVDRLAELADGAGVGNYLVSIGGDLRAKGHNGQGQPWTAAIERPTPGQRAVERLIRIGDRAVSTAGDYRNFFEQDGRRYSHIIDPRSGWPVPQTVASVTVIDRLDLNADAADTALMAAGAEAGFRLAAERGIAAFFILVSPDGRRLEERHTLEFAPFLLPQ, encoded by the coding sequence ATGCGTCATGCCTGCTTTCGGCTACTGGTTCTGTTGCCGCTCTGCGTTCTGCTGGTCGCGTGCGGAGCCGAGCCGCCCGATCCGACGGTACGGATTACGGGCTCCACCATGGGCACCCGCTACGAACTCAAACTGGTTCCCGCGCCGGGACAAACCATTCCCGCCGACTTCCAGCAACAGGCGGAAACGTTGCTGGCGCGGATTAACCGGCAAATGTCCACCTATGATCCGGATTCGGAACTGTCGCGTTTTAACCGCAGCCCCAGCACCGAGTGGGTCGCGGTCTCACCCGAACTGTATCAAGTGGTCGCCGAAGGCCTGCGGATGAGCGCTTTGACCGAGGGTGCGTTCGACATCACCGTCGGGCCGCTGGTCAATCTGTGGGGGTTCGGACCGGAACCGCGTCAGGATCGAATACCGCCCGAGGACGAAATTCGCCGAGCGCGCGAGCGGGTCGGTTTCAAACGGCTGCACGCCCGCGCCGAACCGCCGGCGTTGAGGAAAGAGCGCGCCGATCTCTACGTCGATCTTTCAGCCCTGGCCAAGGGCTACGGCGTGGACCGGCTGGCCGAACTGGCGGACGGCGCGGGCGTCGGCAATTATTTGGTGTCCATCGGCGGCGACTTACGCGCCAAGGGGCATAATGGCCAGGGGCAACCCTGGACGGCCGCCATCGAGCGACCGACTCCCGGCCAGCGCGCGGTCGAGCGCCTGATTAGAATCGGCGATCGCGCCGTTTCCACCGCCGGCGACTACCGCAATTTTTTCGAACAAGACGGCCGGCGCTACTCGCACATCATCGACCCGCGCAGCGGCTGGCCCGTGCCGCAAACCGTGGCGTCGGTGACGGTGATCGACCGGCTGGATTTGAATGCCGACGCCGCCGACACCGCCTTGATGGCGGCCGGTGCGGAAGCCGGTTTCCGACTGGCCGCCGAGCGGGGGATCGCCGCTTTTTTCATCCTGGTCAGTCCTGACGGCCGACGCCTTGAAGAGCGACACACACTCGAATTCGCGCCTTTCCTGCTACCCCAGTAG
- a CDS encoding BrnA antitoxin family protein, which yields MSKDSTFPTSPLDDLDEAPPITQEHVNRAIHRVNLAPVPARKQKISITLDPDVIAWFKERAGERGYQTLINATLRDAMQQRRLEDCLRQVIREEIGVWPPVDAK from the coding sequence ATGAGCAAAGACTCTACTTTTCCAACCTCTCCTCTTGACGATCTGGATGAAGCTCCCCCGATCACCCAAGAACATGTTAATCGCGCCATTCATCGGGTCAACCTCGCGCCCGTGCCCGCCAGGAAACAAAAAATCAGCATCACTCTCGATCCTGATGTGATTGCCTGGTTCAAGGAAAGAGCGGGTGAACGTGGCTACCAAACCTTAATAAACGCCACTTTGCGCGACGCCATGCAACAACGCCGCCTGGAAGACTGCCTGCGACAGGTCATTCGCGAGGAAATCGGCGTATGGCCACCTGTCGACGCGAAGTGA
- a CDS encoding CoA ester lyase produces MPKSARPRRSVLYMPGSNARALEKARSLPADGLILDLEDAVAPDAKEIARKQVCEAVAAGGFGMRELIIRVNALSTKWGYEDIAAASKSGADALLLPKVESADAIRHMEAIMRANGAPESMTIWAMMETPRSVLESQRIAESTPRMECLVMGTSDLAKELDCTHTHERLPFMTSLGLCLLAARAAGLAILDGVYLDLNDESGFEFACKQGSELGFDGKTLIHPKQVGPCNKVFTPRPEDVAWSRKIIDAHAQAAARGEGVVVVDGKLIENLHVESARRVVSMADAITAMEASSN; encoded by the coding sequence ATGCCTAAATCCGCTCGCCCGCGCCGCAGTGTGCTGTACATGCCCGGCTCCAACGCCCGCGCTCTGGAAAAAGCCAGGTCTTTGCCCGCCGATGGCCTGATTCTGGATTTGGAAGACGCCGTCGCTCCCGACGCCAAGGAAATCGCCCGCAAGCAGGTGTGCGAGGCCGTGGCCGCCGGTGGTTTTGGGATGCGAGAACTCATCATTCGCGTCAACGCCTTGTCCACCAAATGGGGCTATGAGGACATCGCCGCCGCTTCAAAATCGGGCGCGGACGCCTTGCTGTTGCCCAAGGTGGAAAGCGCCGACGCCATCCGCCACATGGAAGCGATCATGCGCGCCAACGGCGCGCCCGAGTCGATGACGATCTGGGCGATGATGGAAACCCCGCGCAGCGTGCTGGAATCGCAGCGCATCGCCGAATCGACCCCGCGCATGGAGTGTCTGGTGATGGGTACCTCCGATTTGGCCAAGGAGTTGGACTGCACCCACACTCACGAGCGGTTGCCATTCATGACCTCGCTGGGGTTGTGCTTGCTGGCCGCTCGCGCCGCCGGGCTCGCCATTCTCGATGGGGTTTATCTCGACTTGAACGACGAAAGCGGCTTCGAATTCGCCTGCAAGCAAGGCAGCGAACTCGGCTTCGACGGCAAGACGCTGATCCATCCCAAGCAGGTCGGCCCTTGCAACAAGGTGTTCACGCCCCGGCCGGAAGATGTGGCGTGGTCGCGCAAGATCATCGACGCGCACGCGCAAGCGGCGGCGCGCGGCGAGGGCGTGGTGGTGGTCGACGGCAAGCTGATCGAAAATTTGCACGTCGAAAGCGCCCGCCGCGTGGTCAGCATGGCCGACGCCATCACCGCGATGGAGGCTTCGAGCAACTGA
- the ahpC gene encoding peroxiredoxin: MSLINTEIKPFKAQAYQNGKFFEVTDKNLKGKWSVVVFYPADFTFVCPTELEDLADLYPDFQKLGVEIYGVSTDTHFAHKAWSDTSEAIKKVKYPLVGDPTGTMSRNFGVMIEEEGLALRGTFVINPEGQIKVCEIHDLGIGRNAAELLRKVKAAQYVASHPGEVCPAKWKEGEKTLKPSLDLVGKI; the protein is encoded by the coding sequence ATGTCTCTGATCAATACCGAAATCAAACCTTTCAAGGCTCAAGCTTATCAGAACGGCAAATTTTTCGAGGTGACCGATAAGAACCTCAAGGGCAAATGGTCGGTGGTGGTGTTCTACCCGGCCGATTTTACCTTCGTCTGCCCGACCGAACTGGAAGATTTAGCCGATCTGTACCCTGACTTCCAGAAGCTTGGCGTGGAAATTTACGGCGTGTCCACCGACACCCACTTCGCGCACAAAGCTTGGTCCGACACCTCCGAGGCGATCAAGAAGGTCAAGTATCCGCTGGTCGGCGATCCCACCGGCACCATGAGCCGCAACTTCGGCGTGATGATCGAGGAAGAAGGGCTGGCGTTGCGCGGCACTTTCGTCATCAACCCCGAAGGCCAGATCAAGGTTTGCGAAATCCACGATCTGGGCATCGGCCGCAACGCCGCCGAACTGCTGCGCAAGGTGAAAGCCGCCCAATACGTCGCCAGCCATCCGGGCGAGGTGTGCCCCGCCAAGTGGAAGGAAGGCGAGAAGACCCTCAAGCCCTCGCTGGATCTGGTGGGCAAGATCTAA
- the ahpF gene encoding alkyl hydroperoxide reductase subunit F produces the protein MLDEDLKTQLAAYLERVTQPFEIVATLGDDESSRELHDLLEEIAGMSGKITLKTDGADPRQPSFSLNRVGSDMKLRFAAIPLGHEFTSLVLALLWTGGHPPKVEPEVIEQIDRLDADLDFEVYISLSCHNCPDVAQALTLMAVRNPRVKATIIDGGLYQDEIEARQIMGVPTVFLNGEYFGSGRMNVEEIIAKVDTGAAKREAAKLNAKAPYDVLIVGGGPAGAAAAVYAARKGIRTGVVAERFGGQVLDTLAIENYPGIPETDGPKYAAGLEQHVRAYDVDIMNLQRVEQLVPAAQPGGLIEVRLANGASLKSRAVILTTGARWRNVNVPGEQEYRTKGVAYCPHCDGPLFKGKDVAVIGGGNSGIEAAIDLAGVVKHVTVLEFMPELKADAVLVKKLYSMANVTVHTNAQTTEITGAAGKVNGIVFKHRESGDRIDIPLEGVFVQIGLVPNTEWLRGAVELSKFGEIVVDARGATNLPGVFAAGDCTTVPYKQIVIAAGEGSKAALSAFDYLIRTPAVSDQSAQAEAA, from the coding sequence ATGCTGGATGAAGACCTCAAGACGCAATTGGCCGCTTATTTAGAGCGCGTCACGCAACCCTTTGAGATCGTGGCGACCTTGGGCGACGACGAGAGTTCGCGCGAGCTGCACGATTTGCTGGAAGAAATCGCCGGTATGAGCGGGAAGATCACGCTCAAGACCGACGGCGCGGACCCGCGCCAGCCCTCGTTTTCGCTCAACCGGGTCGGAAGCGACATGAAATTGCGCTTCGCCGCGATTCCGCTGGGCCATGAATTCACCTCCTTGGTGCTGGCCCTGCTGTGGACCGGCGGCCATCCGCCCAAGGTCGAACCGGAGGTGATCGAGCAGATCGACCGATTGGACGCCGACCTGGATTTCGAAGTTTATATTTCCCTGTCCTGCCATAACTGCCCGGACGTGGCGCAGGCGCTGACGCTGATGGCGGTGCGCAACCCGCGCGTGAAGGCCACCATCATCGACGGTGGTCTCTATCAAGACGAAATTGAAGCTCGCCAGATCATGGGCGTGCCCACCGTGTTCCTCAACGGCGAATACTTCGGCTCCGGCCGGATGAACGTCGAGGAAATCATCGCCAAGGTCGATACCGGCGCGGCCAAGCGCGAAGCCGCCAAGCTCAACGCCAAGGCGCCTTACGATGTGTTGATCGTCGGCGGCGGTCCGGCCGGCGCGGCGGCGGCGGTCTATGCGGCGCGCAAGGGCATCCGCACCGGCGTGGTGGCGGAGCGTTTCGGCGGTCAGGTGCTGGATACCCTGGCGATTGAGAATTATCCCGGCATCCCGGAAACCGATGGCCCCAAGTACGCCGCCGGCTTGGAGCAGCACGTTCGCGCCTACGATGTGGATATCATGAATTTGCAGCGGGTCGAGCAACTCGTTCCCGCCGCGCAACCCGGCGGCTTGATCGAGGTGCGACTGGCCAACGGCGCATCGCTCAAGAGCCGCGCGGTGATCCTGACCACCGGCGCGCGCTGGCGCAACGTGAATGTCCCTGGCGAACAGGAATACCGGACCAAGGGCGTGGCCTATTGCCCGCACTGCGACGGGCCGCTGTTTAAGGGCAAGGACGTGGCGGTGATCGGTGGCGGCAACTCCGGCATTGAGGCGGCCATCGATCTAGCCGGGGTGGTGAAGCACGTCACCGTGCTGGAATTTATGCCGGAATTGAAGGCCGATGCAGTGCTGGTGAAGAAGCTGTATAGCATGGCCAACGTGACGGTGCACACCAACGCCCAGACCACCGAGATCACCGGCGCGGCGGGCAAGGTGAACGGCATCGTGTTCAAGCATCGGGAAAGCGGCGATAGGATCGATATCCCGCTGGAAGGCGTGTTCGTGCAGATCGGCTTGGTGCCCAACACCGAATGGCTGCGCGGCGCGGTGGAGCTGAGCAAGTTCGGCGAGATCGTGGTCGACGCGCGCGGGGCGACCAACCTTCCCGGCGTGTTCGCGGCGGGCGATTGCACCACGGTGCCGTACAAGCAGATCGTGATCGCCGCTGGCGAGGGGTCGAAGGCGGCTTTGAGCGCGTTTGATTATTTGATCCGCACCCCGGCGGTAAGCGATCAATCAGCGCAGGCTGAGGCGGCGTGA
- a CDS encoding BrnT family toxin translates to MDFIWDTAKRQINLKKHRLDFADAERVCSGETFTFEDDRFAYGQQRFISMGLLRGDVIIIVHAETEETIRIISMRRAEKHEQRLYFSNLSS, encoded by the coding sequence ATGGACTTCATCTGGGACACCGCCAAGCGCCAAATCAATCTGAAAAAACACAGATTGGACTTCGCCGATGCCGAACGGGTTTGCTCTGGTGAAACCTTCACCTTCGAAGATGACCGTTTCGCCTACGGACAACAACGATTTATTTCCATGGGCCTACTTCGCGGCGATGTCATCATCATTGTCCACGCGGAGACAGAAGAAACTATTCGCATCATCTCCATGCGCCGAGCTGAAAAACATGAGCAAAGACTCTACTTTTCCAACCTCTCCTCTTGA
- the phoR gene encoding phosphate regulon sensor histidine kinase PhoR: protein MAWRLGALFLGAAWLGWLAGQVLAGLLLAAVGALAWQLWRLYQLERWLRQDDKDAEPWPAGRVWEGIASRIDRLRRQNRKRKRKFGRLLGQFQQATAALPDAAVILDEEGKVVWCNGASQPLLGLTPGRDVGLPVAHLLRYPGFVAFLNQRRPGDSVEFPSPVDDEVTLSARLVPYGKKQRLLLASDISRVRRLEQMRRDFIANVSHELRTPLTVVIGYLETFLDSDSPALAAWRQPLRGMRQQANRMLHIIEDLLMLARLESQKDRMPGKPVAVPALLADIADDAGALSGEQGHEIVVQADSGLWLIGCEKELRSAFSNLVFNAVRYTPAGGRIEIRWSADERGIYLAVEDDGEGIAPHHLPRLSERFYRVNRDRSRGSGGTGLGLSIVKHVLNNHGGQLRISSELGKGSVFVCEFPLTLRALPSGTVAPHPLSA, encoded by the coding sequence CTGGCTTGGCGGTTGGGAGCGCTTTTTCTGGGAGCGGCGTGGTTGGGCTGGCTGGCCGGGCAGGTGTTGGCCGGGCTGCTGCTCGCCGCGGTCGGAGCGCTGGCCTGGCAGTTGTGGCGGCTGTATCAGTTGGAGCGCTGGTTGCGGCAAGACGATAAGGACGCCGAACCATGGCCGGCCGGCCGGGTTTGGGAGGGCATCGCCTCGCGCATCGACCGCTTGCGCCGCCAAAACCGCAAGCGCAAGCGCAAGTTCGGCCGCTTGCTGGGTCAGTTTCAACAGGCGACCGCCGCGCTGCCGGATGCCGCCGTCATCCTGGACGAAGAGGGCAAGGTGGTGTGGTGTAACGGCGCTTCGCAACCGCTGTTGGGGTTGACGCCGGGGCGGGATGTCGGGTTGCCGGTCGCCCACTTGCTGCGCTATCCCGGCTTCGTGGCTTTTCTGAACCAGCGCCGTCCGGGCGACAGCGTGGAGTTTCCCTCACCGGTGGACGATGAGGTGACGCTCAGCGCCCGGCTCGTCCCTTACGGTAAGAAACAGCGGTTGCTGCTGGCGAGCGATATCAGCCGGGTGCGGCGGCTGGAGCAGATGCGGCGCGATTTCATCGCCAATGTCTCCCACGAATTGCGCACGCCCCTGACGGTCGTGATCGGTTATCTGGAGACGTTTCTCGACAGCGATAGCCCAGCCTTGGCGGCGTGGCGGCAACCGTTGCGCGGAATGCGGCAACAGGCCAATCGGATGCTGCACATCATCGAGGATTTGCTGATGCTGGCGCGCCTGGAGTCGCAAAAGGACCGGATGCCGGGCAAACCGGTCGCGGTGCCGGCCTTGCTCGCCGATATCGCCGATGACGCCGGCGCGCTCAGCGGCGAGCAGGGTCACGAGATCGTAGTACAGGCCGATTCCGGATTGTGGCTGATCGGCTGCGAGAAAGAGTTGCGCAGCGCTTTTTCCAATCTGGTGTTCAACGCCGTGCGTTACACTCCGGCCGGCGGGCGGATCGAGATTCGCTGGTCCGCCGACGAACGGGGTATCTATCTGGCGGTGGAAGACGACGGCGAAGGCATCGCTCCGCATCACCTTCCCCGGCTGAGCGAGCGCTTCTATCGGGTCAACCGCGACCGCTCGCGCGGCAGCGGCGGCACCGGGCTTGGCCTGTCCATCGTCAAGCACGTCTTGAACAATCACGGCGGTCAGCTGCGCATCAGCAGCGAGTTAGGCAAGGGCAGCGTGTTCGTTTGCGAGTTCCCCCTGACGCTGCGCGCGCTACCGTCGGGCACCGTGGCCCCTCATCCGCTCTCGGCCTGA